In Helianthus annuus cultivar XRQ/B chromosome 3, HanXRQr2.0-SUNRISE, whole genome shotgun sequence, a single window of DNA contains:
- the LOC110931477 gene encoding uncharacterized protein LOC110931477 yields MTGIPRSIAEHELRIPPGVKPVVQKKRSLAPKRSLAACQEVEMLVSAGILWEVKYQSWVANPVMGYHEILMKEENEEKTVFHTDKGIFCYQKMPFGLKNAGATYQRLVDKAFASQIGRNMEAYVDDLVIKSKTEYQMLDDIHETFKNLRKVNMKLNPKKCSFGFEEGKFLGHIVGKQSIKANPNKVKAVLETKPPQSKKEGAPKKKFKLTEEAEEAFNQMKQHLASLPKIAALETGELISVYLSVGEEAISTFLTIERDKVQTTNNEAEYEALIAGLKLAKEMKVQKLQVFTELLLVSSQVNDCYVAKEPNMKRYKEKSKELINTFQTCTVKQILRSQNKKADALSKLTSLTFAHLTKKVQDVITEESPNWITPIKKFLKDSEILYKKGYLAPLLRCVGPEQSQYLVKEVHEGICGAHFGARTVVAKLMNLGYFWPSMHRDTVEQLRKCEACQVHAPVPKSPKHDLVTISSAWPFHKWGMDIVGPFPPAKGGVKFLLVAIDYFTKWPEVKPLAKITGKQVIDFVWENIICRYGLPGVLITDNGKQFAEKPFSTYCKEFRITQVFSSVACPQSNGQVERMNWSIVEGIKTRLGRHESNWLEELANVLWAIRTTEKASHKRTPYSLVFGSEAVIPTEVGVLTQRTLNMDPETNNKETMLNLQFLEETRDQAAIQEAKYKQKMKAYYNKKVKNERFKP; encoded by the exons atgacaggtatccctcgaagcattgctgaacacGAGCTAAGGATACCACCTGGTGTCAAGCCTGTTGTCCAAAAGAAGAGAAGTCTAGCACCCAAAAGAAGTTTGGCTGCATGCCAAGAGGTAGAAATGCTTGTCTCAGCTGGAATTCTCTGGGAAGTTAAGTATCAGTCCTGGGTTGCAAATCCAGTCATG GGTTACCATGAAATCCTTatgaaagaagaaaatgaagaaaagaCCGTTTTTCACACGGACAAAGGTATCTTTTgctaccaaaagatgccttttggtctTAAGAACGCGGGTGCAACCTACCAACGACTTGTTGACAAAGCCTTTGCTAGTCAAATTGGTAGAAACATGGAAGCATATGTCGATGATTTGGTAATCAAAAGCAAAACAGAATACCAAATGCTTGATGACATCCATGAAACCTTCAAGAACCTAAGGAAGGTCAACATGAAACTCAACCCCAAGAAATGTTCGTTTGGGTTTGAAGAAGGTAAATTCCTGGGGCATATTGTGGGAAAACAAAGTATAAAGGCCAACCCAAACAAGGTCAAGGCCGTTCTTGAAACCAAACCACCACAAAGCAAAAAGGAG GGTGCTCCGAAAAAAAAATTCAAGTTGACTGAAGAGGCtgaggaagccttcaaccaaatgaagcaacacCTAGCTTCACTTCCTAAGATTGCAGCCCTAGAAACAGGAGAACTGATCTCTGTATACCTTTCGGTTGGTGAAGAAGCAATAAGTACGTTTTTAACCATCGAACGAGACAAAgttcag ACCACCAACAATGAAGCCGAATACGAAGCATTGATAGCCGGCTTGAAGCTAGCCAAGGAAATGAAGGTTCAAAAGCTTCAAGTCTTCACAGAATTGTTGCTGGTATCAAGTCAAGTCAATGATTGCTATGTTGCAAAGGAGCCCAACATGAAGAGATACAAGGAAAAGTCTAAAGAGTTGATAAACACATTCCAAACATGTACCGTCAAGCAAATTCTAAGGTCTCAAAACAAGAAAGCTGATGCCTTGAGTAAACTCACCTCTCTCACCTTTGCCCACCTTACCAAAAAA GTTCAAGATGTGATCACCGAAGAGAGCCCCAATTGGATTACTCCTATTAAAAAATTCCTTAAAGACA GTGAAATCctctacaaaaagggttaccttgcacCCTTACTGAGATGTGTCGGTCCTGAACAAAGCCAGTACTTGGTCAAAGAGGTTCATGAAGGgatatgcggagctcattttggagcaaGAACGGTGGTTGCTAAACTAATGAACCTCGGGTATTTTTGGCCTTCAATGCACCGGGACACTGTCGAGCAATTAAGAAAATGTGAAGCCTGTCAGGTACATGCACCGGTGCCCAAGAGCCCCAAACACGATCTCGTCACGATATCTTCAGCTTGGCCATTTCacaaatggggaatggacattgttggtccATTCCCACCAGCCAAGGGTGGAGTAAAATTTCTATTGGTGGCCATAGACTATTTTACCAAGTGGCCTGAAGTCAAACCACTCGCAAAAATCACGGGCAAACAGGTCATCGATTTTGTCTGGGAGAACATCATTTGTCGCTATGGGTTGCCGGGAGTGTTGATCACAgataatgggaaacaattcgctGAGAAGCCTTTTAGCACTTACTGCAAAGAGTTCAGGATAACTCAGGTTTTCAGCTCAGTGGCATGCCCACAATCAAACGGTCAAGTTGAAAGGATGAACTGGAGCATAGTTGAAGGGATCAAGACTCGGTTGGGAAGGCATGAAAGCAATTGGCTCGAAGAATTGGCAAACGTTCTATGGGCTATAAGAACAACGGAAAAAGCAAGCCACAAAAGAACACCTTACAGCTTGGTGTTCGGATCGGAAGCCGTGATTCCAACCGAAGTAGGAGTATTGACTCAAAGAACACTCAACATGGATCCTGAAACGAACAacaaagagaccatgttgaacttacaattCCTCGAGGAAACACGAGACCAAGCTGCAATCCAAGAAGCCAAGTATAAACAAAAGATGAAAGCTTACTACAACAAAAAAGTCAAGAATGAACGCTTCAAGCCATGA